A section of the Petrimonas sulfuriphila genome encodes:
- a CDS encoding YihA family ribosome biogenesis GTP-binding protein, with protein MLIKSAEFIISNTDYLKCPQDGKPEYAFIGRSNVGKSSLINMLTNRKGLAMTSSTPGKTMLINHFLINGEWYLVDLPGYGYARRGKENRDRLQQIIEDYVLEREALTSLFVLVDSRHEPQKIDLEFMEWLGENGVPFGIVFTKGDKQGPVRLQQNVDAYKQKLLETWEELPPVFVTSSEKKSGREELLDYIEEINKSVL; from the coding sequence ATGCTTATCAAATCTGCCGAATTTATCATCAGTAACACCGATTACCTGAAATGTCCGCAGGACGGGAAGCCTGAATATGCTTTTATTGGACGCTCCAATGTTGGAAAATCATCGCTTATCAACATGCTGACCAACCGGAAAGGATTGGCCATGACCTCATCCACACCCGGAAAAACGATGCTGATCAACCATTTTCTGATTAACGGAGAATGGTATCTGGTAGATTTACCGGGATACGGCTATGCCCGACGTGGAAAGGAAAACCGGGATCGGTTGCAACAGATAATCGAAGATTACGTGCTGGAACGTGAAGCGCTGACCTCACTTTTTGTATTGGTGGACAGCCGTCACGAGCCTCAGAAAATAGATTTGGAGTTTATGGAATGGCTGGGTGAAAACGGTGTCCCTTTCGGCATTGTTTTTACAAAAGGCGACAAGCAGGGTCCCGTGCGACTGCAGCAAAACGTGGATGCTTACAAGCAGAAATTGCTGGAAACGTGGGAAGAACTTCCGCCCGTTTTCGTTACCTCCTCCGAAAAGAAGTCGGGCAGGGAAGAGTTACTCGATTATATTGAGGAAATAAACAAATCTGTTTTGTAA
- a CDS encoding sodium:solute symporter → MQSSFILIVIVAYFLLLMFISYFTSRKGADNDAFFRANKSSKWYIVAFAMIGTSISGVTFVSVPGMVRNLDMTYMQMVLGFFFGYLVIAYVLLPLYYRLNLTTIYGYLEQRYGQRSYKTGAWFFLLSKIVGAAARLYLVAFILQSLVFDAWGVPFVVTVVGIILIIWLYSHKSGIKTIIWTDWVQTLLFLTALVLIIWQVMARLDFSWGDTFRAISESTHARIFVFDDWASTQNFFKQFFSGMFITIVMTGLDQDQMQKNLTIKNLKDAQKNVVSYGLAFAPINLLFLSLGVLLLIFAQQNGIVLPEVSDNILPVIASQHLGQAVLGIFITGIVAAAFSSADSALTALTTSFCVDILEMKKTENPDTERKNITTRRRVHLFISIIFVLIILLIEAIGSDSIITAIYKLASYTYGPLLGLYFCGLYTRVKPIDKWVPYVAVAAPVICFVFETVMKQVLGYQVGYELLLVNAALTGTGLWILSLNNYKPLTLNP, encoded by the coding sequence ATGCAAAGCAGCTTTATCCTTATTGTCATAGTCGCCTATTTTCTGTTGCTGATGTTCATTTCCTACTTTACCAGCCGGAAAGGGGCGGACAACGATGCGTTTTTCCGTGCCAACAAATCCTCCAAATGGTACATCGTGGCGTTTGCGATGATCGGAACATCGATTTCGGGTGTGACGTTTGTATCCGTTCCGGGAATGGTCCGCAACCTCGATATGACCTACATGCAGATGGTACTGGGATTCTTTTTCGGATACCTGGTCATTGCCTACGTGCTTTTACCGTTGTACTACAGGCTAAACCTGACAACCATCTACGGTTATCTCGAGCAGCGCTACGGGCAGCGATCCTATAAAACCGGGGCGTGGTTTTTCCTGCTTTCTAAAATAGTGGGTGCAGCCGCCCGGCTATACCTGGTAGCGTTTATTCTTCAGTCGTTGGTTTTCGATGCCTGGGGCGTTCCCTTTGTTGTAACGGTTGTCGGAATTATTCTCATTATCTGGCTCTACAGCCATAAAAGCGGCATCAAAACCATCATATGGACGGATTGGGTTCAGACCTTGCTTTTCCTGACGGCCCTGGTGTTGATCATCTGGCAGGTGATGGCACGACTCGATTTCAGCTGGGGCGACACCTTTCGGGCTATAAGCGAGAGTACGCATGCCCGTATTTTCGTGTTTGACGACTGGGCAAGCACGCAAAACTTTTTCAAACAATTTTTCAGCGGGATGTTCATTACCATTGTGATGACGGGGCTAGACCAGGACCAGATGCAGAAGAACCTGACGATAAAGAACTTGAAAGATGCCCAGAAAAATGTGGTCTCCTACGGCCTTGCTTTTGCCCCGATCAACCTGTTGTTCCTGTCGCTGGGAGTCTTGCTGCTTATTTTTGCGCAGCAAAACGGAATTGTGCTTCCCGAAGTGTCCGACAATATTCTTCCGGTCATTGCCAGCCAGCACCTGGGGCAAGCGGTGCTGGGAATTTTCATAACGGGAATTGTGGCGGCTGCCTTTTCAAGTGCAGATTCAGCGCTGACAGCGCTCACAACATCGTTTTGCGTGGATATCCTGGAAATGAAAAAGACCGAAAATCCCGATACGGAGCGCAAGAACATTACAACACGCCGCAGGGTACATCTGTTTATAAGTATTATTTTTGTTCTTATTATCCTGCTGATAGAGGCCATCGGCTCCGACAGTATCATCACTGCGATTTACAAACTGGCCTCATACACCTACGGCCCGCTGCTCGGATTGTATTTCTGCGGATTGTATACCCGGGTGAAACCCATCGACAAATGGGTACCGTACGTTGCCGTTGCAGCACCGGTTATCTGCTTCGTATTTGAAACCGTGATGAAACAGGTTTTGGGCTACCAGGTGGGTTATGAACTCTTGCTTGTCAATGCTGCACTTACCGGAACCGGCCTTTGGATATTGTCGTTAAACAACTATAAACCTTTAACCCTCAACCCGTAA
- a CDS encoding HAD family hydrolase, which produces MTKPDSLIFDMDGTLWDNVDSYAIVWNRALEAKGYRLRVTREDLLSLMGKEARVMLDTILPDASRSVQDGLFDEVVRQYQLLVPDMKPHIYESVYEGLEKLSEKYPLFLLSNCEKGGLVNFMRHTGTAHLFTDYMEHGENLKPKSFNMKLLKERNNLQNPLYIGDTDSDSKASAEAGVPFVFVTYGFGKTDRYAYTFDSFPQLVDFFLEV; this is translated from the coding sequence ATGACAAAACCCGACAGTTTGATTTTTGATATGGATGGAACCCTTTGGGACAATGTTGATTCTTATGCTATTGTCTGGAACAGGGCATTGGAGGCAAAAGGTTATCGTTTGCGGGTAACCCGTGAAGATCTGCTGAGCCTGATGGGAAAAGAAGCGCGTGTCATGCTCGACACCATTCTTCCCGATGCCTCCCGGTCGGTTCAGGATGGATTGTTTGACGAAGTTGTACGGCAGTACCAGTTGTTGGTTCCCGATATGAAACCGCATATCTACGAAAGTGTCTACGAGGGATTGGAAAAACTGTCGGAAAAATATCCGCTATTCCTGCTCAGTAACTGCGAGAAAGGAGGCCTGGTGAATTTCATGAGGCACACCGGAACGGCGCACCTGTTTACCGATTATATGGAACATGGAGAAAACCTGAAACCCAAGTCGTTTAACATGAAACTGCTCAAGGAACGGAACAACCTGCAAAATCCTTTGTATATCGGTGATACCGATTCCGACAGCAAGGCTTCGGCAGAAGCTGGTGTACCGTTTGTGTTTGTGACTTACGGATTTGGGAAAACAGACCGGTACGCGTATACATTCGATTCATTTCCGCAGCTTGTCGACTTCTTTTTAGAGGTATAG
- a CDS encoding diacylglycerol kinase family lipid kinase, protein MEKSSVCVIINPVSGTESKKNIPEEVASAFDQTQFDVVIRITGYPGHATEIAKQAVKNKFAYVLTAGGDGTVNEVAKALVNTDTVLGIIPFGSGNGLARDLRISMDSEKAIQTILDGNVRTIDYGSANGHIFFCTCGVGFDAFISDKFAEEKKRGPLGYVRNIVEGVIEFRSEEYEITHDGGTLNERAFLLTCANASQYGNEVYIAPGADMEDGKMNVSILKPLNPNEIPQTTLQLFTRNIDKNSKMISLLTSSLTIKRKKSGVLHVDGEPVSTGKEIEVKIFHKGLKVFAPKQVEEKPPKEKENIFTAITRWINV, encoded by the coding sequence ATGGAAAAGAGCAGCGTTTGCGTCATAATCAATCCGGTATCGGGAACGGAGTCGAAGAAAAATATCCCCGAAGAAGTGGCATCCGCTTTCGACCAAACCCAATTCGACGTGGTTATCCGGATCACCGGCTATCCCGGTCATGCCACCGAGATTGCCAAACAGGCCGTGAAAAACAAATTTGCCTACGTATTGACTGCCGGGGGCGACGGCACGGTTAATGAAGTGGCAAAAGCCCTGGTGAACACCGATACCGTTCTGGGAATCATCCCTTTTGGGTCGGGTAACGGCCTGGCACGCGACCTGCGTATTTCTATGGATTCGGAAAAGGCCATACAAACCATACTCGACGGCAATGTACGAACCATTGATTATGGCTCTGCCAACGGGCATATTTTCTTTTGCACTTGCGGCGTCGGATTTGATGCGTTTATCAGCGACAAGTTTGCCGAAGAAAAAAAGCGCGGTCCCCTGGGTTACGTCCGTAACATTGTGGAAGGCGTTATCGAGTTCAGGTCGGAAGAATACGAAATCACGCACGACGGAGGAACGCTTAACGAACGGGCGTTTCTTCTTACCTGTGCCAATGCCTCCCAGTACGGGAACGAAGTGTACATTGCGCCCGGTGCCGACATGGAAGACGGAAAGATGAATGTATCCATACTGAAGCCGCTTAATCCCAATGAAATTCCACAAACCACGCTGCAACTTTTTACCCGGAACATCGATAAAAACAGCAAGATGATCTCGTTACTCACCAGCAGCCTCACTATTAAAAGAAAAAAATCAGGCGTACTGCACGTTGACGGAGAACCGGTAAGTACCGGAAAAGAGATTGAAGTGAAAATTTTCCACAAGGGATTGAAGGTTTTTGCCCCAAAGCAAGTGGAAGAAAAACCACCAAAAGAAAAGGAAAATATTTTCACTGCCATCACCCGTTGGATCAATGTATAA
- a CDS encoding DUF302 domain-containing protein codes for MMDKMFFESKSRYAFDETVERLDNIIAEAGWRVTHTHDLQETMRKNGYEVLPVKVIELCNPKYAYRMLSADELRIYGNMMPCRISVHEKADGKTYVSRMNSALFASQIGGVVEEVMSGAYHDAESFVAQIAE; via the coding sequence ATCATGGACAAAATGTTTTTCGAAAGTAAAAGCAGGTATGCCTTCGACGAGACGGTTGAAAGACTCGACAATATCATCGCTGAAGCAGGATGGCGTGTTACGCACACCCACGATCTGCAAGAGACGATGAGAAAGAACGGCTACGAAGTGCTTCCAGTGAAAGTCATAGAACTTTGCAATCCGAAATATGCTTACCGCATGCTTTCGGCCGACGAGTTGAGAATTTACGGAAACATGATGCCCTGTCGCATTTCGGTACACGAAAAAGCCGATGGGAAGACCTATGTTTCACGCATGAACTCGGCCTTGTTTGCTTCGCAGATCGGTGGTGTAGTGGAGGAGGTAATGAGTGGTGCGTATCACGATGCCGAAAGCTTTGTGGCGCAAATTGCAGAATAG
- the trxA gene encoding thioredoxin has protein sequence MKIKLIIAALVASFIFVACSNNNGKSTSSPQAAITLQETNLNKTNMAKTIHLTKADFLTKVANYEKNPQAWEYLGDKPAIIDFYADWCGPCKMVAPILEQLAAEYEGQIYIYKVDTEAEQELAADFGIRSIPTLLFVPMNEAPQMAQGALPKDAFKQAIDEVLLKN, from the coding sequence ATGAAAATTAAACTTATTATCGCCGCACTTGTGGCATCGTTTATCTTTGTTGCGTGCAGCAACAACAACGGCAAGTCAACATCATCGCCGCAGGCGGCGATAACCCTGCAGGAAACTAATTTAAACAAAACAAATATGGCTAAAACAATTCATTTAACGAAAGCTGATTTTCTAACGAAAGTGGCAAACTACGAGAAAAATCCCCAAGCATGGGAATACCTGGGTGACAAACCCGCTATTATTGATTTTTATGCCGATTGGTGTGGTCCGTGTAAAATGGTAGCCCCTATACTGGAACAACTGGCTGCAGAATACGAAGGACAGATTTACATCTACAAAGTAGATACCGAAGCAGAACAGGAACTGGCTGCCGATTTTGGAATCCGCAGCATCCCGACGTTGCTTTTCGTTCCGATGAACGAAGCTCCGCAAATGGCGCAGGGTGCATTACCGAAAGATGCTTTTAAGCAGGCTATCGACGAGGTTTTACTCAAAAATTAA
- a CDS encoding helix-turn-helix transcriptional regulator: MEFSMLEIKEQKVDKAQFEEAAYILKALANEIRLSVITLLSNEKEKSVSELLEAIDCEQSLLSYHLTDMRAKGILNCRRSGKNCFYSIRNSRVIQLLSCIIDCN, from the coding sequence ATGGAATTTAGCATGCTGGAGATAAAGGAACAAAAGGTGGATAAAGCGCAATTCGAGGAGGCTGCGTACATACTGAAAGCCCTGGCAAATGAAATCAGGTTAAGTGTGATTACCTTGTTGTCCAACGAAAAGGAAAAATCGGTATCTGAGTTGCTGGAGGCAATTGATTGTGAACAATCCCTGCTTTCGTATCACCTGACCGACATGCGCGCAAAAGGTATATTAAACTGCCGCAGAAGCGGAAAAAATTGTTTTTATTCCATCAGAAACAGTCGGGTAATCCAATTGTTGAGCTGCATCATAGATTGTAATTGA
- a CDS encoding PorT family protein: protein MKRLLPGILLFLLFSVQVFAQKNDFGKELYVGVGGGALMTTVDFVPAVLQKSHLGIHGGISAKYISEKNLGLLLELNYAQRGWTEDFPPENGFAYDKTLHYLEVPFMTHVYFGRSVRFIINAGPQLGFLLGSSENMNEALSADVAARREENPDEQIGMQYVLEPRSFDYGLVGGVGMELKTGAGNVELEGRYYFGLGDVFENRKTQENFFFNRSAHRIIEAKLSYFFKVK, encoded by the coding sequence ATGAAACGTTTGTTGCCTGGGATCCTATTGTTTTTACTTTTCTCCGTGCAGGTTTTTGCACAAAAAAATGATTTTGGGAAAGAACTTTATGTCGGGGTAGGGGGAGGAGCACTTATGACGACTGTTGATTTTGTTCCAGCTGTTTTACAGAAATCCCATCTTGGTATTCACGGCGGTATTTCGGCAAAATACATTTCGGAAAAAAACCTGGGGTTATTGCTCGAATTGAATTATGCCCAACGAGGATGGACAGAGGATTTTCCCCCCGAAAACGGATTTGCATACGATAAAACGTTGCACTACCTGGAAGTTCCTTTCATGACGCACGTTTATTTTGGAAGAAGTGTCCGGTTTATTATCAATGCGGGACCACAACTTGGTTTTTTGTTGGGAAGCTCTGAAAACATGAACGAGGCTTTGTCTGCCGATGTGGCCGCCAGAAGAGAAGAAAATCCCGATGAACAAATAGGCATGCAATATGTTTTGGAACCCCGGAGTTTTGATTATGGTCTTGTCGGGGGTGTTGGAATGGAACTGAAAACCGGAGCAGGTAATGTGGAGCTCGAAGGCCGATATTATTTCGGGTTGGGCGATGTTTTTGAAAACAGGAAGACACAAGAGAATTTCTTTTTTAACCGTTCCGCTCACCGCATCATTGAGGCGAAGCTTTCCTATTTCTTCAAAGTAAAGTAA
- a CDS encoding LysM peptidoglycan-binding domain-containing protein has product MHTSLGTRKILLFFLLAVLFTAVSAAQTPAYEKITTNGQSFYKYKVKSGEGLMAISRTFNVTVNEILKHNPTAGSGLKNGQELLIPVREDAPLTQTRQQLPLDQNHTFRHTIARGETLYGIAQMYNTSVDEIIRYNSGLTENITEGQVIVVPQQRSLSSTHENYRYHTILPKETLYSVSRTYSLKPEDLVAANTGLSVETFQIGKTIRIPFFQMQADFIPYEQQTQNITHKVKRGETLYSISQAYDVPVELIEKANPILVAGLKTNMELIVPVKVTRLDENVRTREIEANRLLSLSNEAQRTDVIRVGLLLPFLDKSGGQHLRLQEYYEGFLLAVEKMKKEGANIEVYIFEIGSRAKLESLLGTLEMESLHLLIGGMTDDQIRIISDFSKKHNIKYIIPFSSKNSEVQNNNHIFQVNSPQSYFYSKASGVFMETFRNANVVIVNAPGRSDKADFISTLKADLKRKNVRYQELSLTSNLSTDMLPLLQTNGENVVVPTTGDSGSLREIFDALEKVRQARQGIITRLFGYPEWQTYNTEVKKSLHEYGTYFYTSFYVDEQDVETRQFVENFKQWYGRDLINTYPKYGLFGYDTGMFFLNAVYRFGTNFEQRINRIPSNSLQFAFKFDRVNNWGGFINTGLYLIHYDAGNAVNKINKSR; this is encoded by the coding sequence ATGCATACTTCACTCGGAACGAGAAAAATATTGTTGTTCTTCCTCCTGGCTGTTCTATTCACAGCGGTTAGTGCTGCCCAAACACCGGCATATGAAAAAATCACTACAAACGGGCAATCCTTTTATAAGTACAAAGTTAAATCGGGCGAAGGATTGATGGCCATTTCGCGGACTTTCAACGTCACGGTAAACGAAATCCTGAAGCATAATCCGACAGCCGGATCAGGGTTGAAAAACGGCCAGGAACTGCTGATACCGGTTCGGGAGGACGCTCCGCTAACTCAAACCCGTCAGCAACTCCCTCTTGACCAAAACCACACTTTCCGCCATACCATAGCCAGGGGAGAAACCCTGTACGGTATTGCACAGATGTATAACACGAGTGTTGACGAAATTATTCGTTATAATTCAGGCCTGACAGAAAATATTACCGAAGGGCAGGTTATTGTTGTGCCGCAGCAGAGATCGCTTTCCTCGACCCACGAGAACTACCGCTATCATACTATTCTTCCGAAAGAGACGCTCTATTCGGTATCCAGAACCTATTCGTTAAAACCCGAGGACCTGGTCGCCGCCAATACCGGCTTGTCCGTAGAAACTTTCCAAATTGGAAAAACCATCCGGATTCCTTTTTTTCAGATGCAGGCCGATTTTATTCCGTACGAACAACAGACGCAAAACATAACTCATAAAGTAAAAAGGGGAGAAACACTCTATTCTATTTCACAGGCTTACGACGTTCCGGTTGAATTAATTGAAAAAGCAAATCCCATACTTGTTGCAGGATTAAAAACAAACATGGAGTTGATCGTCCCCGTAAAAGTTACCCGGTTGGATGAAAATGTCCGCACGAGAGAAATTGAGGCGAACCGCCTACTCAGCCTGAGCAATGAAGCGCAAAGGACAGACGTGATCAGGGTGGGTCTTCTCCTTCCTTTTCTGGATAAATCCGGAGGGCAACATTTGCGGTTGCAGGAATATTACGAAGGATTTCTGTTGGCTGTGGAAAAAATGAAAAAAGAAGGAGCCAACATCGAGGTGTATATTTTTGAGATCGGTAGCAGGGCAAAACTCGAAAGTTTGCTGGGGACCCTGGAGATGGAATCACTGCATCTGTTGATCGGGGGCATGACGGATGACCAGATTAGGATCATTTCCGATTTTTCTAAAAAACACAACATCAAGTACATCATTCCGTTTTCTTCCAAAAACAGTGAGGTTCAGAACAACAACCACATCTTTCAGGTAAACTCGCCCCAGTCCTACTTTTATTCCAAGGCATCCGGAGTGTTTATGGAAACATTCAGGAATGCAAACGTAGTTATCGTGAATGCTCCCGGACGATCCGATAAGGCTGATTTTATTTCTACCCTGAAAGCCGATTTGAAACGGAAAAACGTCCGCTACCAGGAACTTTCACTTACCTCAAACCTCTCAACGGACATGCTACCGTTGCTTCAGACCAACGGAGAAAATGTAGTCGTTCCTACTACCGGAGATTCCGGGTCACTTCGCGAAATTTTTGATGCCCTTGAGAAAGTGCGTCAAGCCCGACAGGGAATTATCACGCGATTGTTCGGATATCCGGAATGGCAGACTTACAACACAGAAGTCAAGAAATCGTTACACGAGTACGGAACCTATTTCTACACATCGTTCTATGTAGATGAACAGGATGTGGAGACGCGGCAATTCGTGGAAAACTTTAAACAGTGGTACGGCCGTGACCTGATCAATACCTATCCCAAATACGGTTTGTTCGGATACGATACCGGAATGTTTTTCCTGAATGCCGTTTACCGTTTCGGAACCAACTTTGAACAACGAATAAACCGGATACCGTCGAATTCACTTCAGTTTGCTTTCAAATTTGACCGGGTCAATAACTGGGGCGGATTCATCAATACCGGATTGTATCTTATCCATTACGATGCAGGAAATGCTGTAAATAAAATCAATAAAAGCCGATAA
- the dnaB gene encoding replicative DNA helicase produces MEKQKRQRNTKIIEKTVIVPEIGKLPPQAPELEEAVLGALMLEKDAYSVVSDILKPESFYNPVHNIIFGAIQGLAVQQKPVDVLTVVEELKRRGELQSAGGAVYIAELSEKVASAAHIEYHSRIIAQKYLARELISFSSEVTQQAFDETIDVDDLMQETEGRLFEISQRNVKKDVIQINPVIKEAMKIIQLAANRKDGMSGIPTGFNQLDKLTMGWQNSDLIIIAARPAMGKTAFVLSMAKNIAINFEHPVGFFSLEMSNVQLVNRLIVNVCQIKGESIKSGRLTQDEWDRLDIKIKELYDAPIFIDDTPSLSVFELRTKARRLVREHNVKILVIDYLQLMNASGMSFGSREQEVSMISRSLKGLAKELNIPIIALSQLNRGVESRQGNEGKRPQLADLRESGAIEQDADLVCFIHRPEYYRITEDESGNSLIGMAEIIVAKHRNGPTGIATMRFDNEYARFENLDDHNTSRNKANYIERTSRMNSRQTIKGAEAVPEMTSTDFMTENGKEELPF; encoded by the coding sequence ATGGAAAAACAGAAGCGACAAAGAAACACAAAAATCATTGAAAAGACTGTCATTGTACCCGAAATCGGAAAATTGCCGCCACAAGCACCGGAACTGGAAGAAGCTGTTTTGGGAGCATTGATGCTTGAAAAAGACGCTTATTCGGTGGTGAGTGATATATTAAAACCCGAAAGTTTTTACAATCCTGTTCACAACATAATATTCGGTGCCATCCAAGGCCTGGCAGTTCAGCAAAAACCGGTGGATGTCCTCACTGTGGTGGAAGAATTAAAACGGCGGGGTGAACTTCAATCGGCCGGGGGAGCAGTCTATATTGCCGAGTTGTCTGAAAAGGTGGCATCTGCAGCGCACATCGAATACCATTCTCGGATTATTGCCCAAAAGTACCTCGCCCGGGAATTGATTTCATTTTCTTCTGAGGTCACGCAGCAGGCTTTTGATGAAACCATTGATGTGGATGATTTGATGCAGGAAACGGAAGGACGTCTTTTCGAGATTTCGCAGCGGAACGTTAAAAAAGATGTTATTCAGATCAATCCCGTTATCAAGGAAGCGATGAAGATTATTCAGCTCGCTGCAAACCGAAAAGACGGGATGAGCGGTATCCCCACCGGATTTAACCAGCTGGACAAGCTGACCATGGGATGGCAAAATTCCGACCTTATCATTATTGCCGCCCGCCCCGCCATGGGGAAAACGGCTTTCGTGCTTTCCATGGCAAAGAATATTGCCATCAATTTTGAACATCCTGTGGGTTTTTTCTCGCTTGAAATGTCCAATGTACAACTGGTAAACCGCCTGATTGTGAACGTTTGCCAGATAAAGGGCGAAAGCATCAAGAGCGGTCGGTTGACGCAAGACGAGTGGGACCGGCTGGATATAAAGATCAAGGAACTTTACGATGCACCGATATTTATTGACGATACCCCCAGTTTGTCGGTGTTTGAACTGAGGACAAAGGCCCGTAGGCTGGTGCGTGAGCATAATGTGAAGATACTGGTCATTGACTATTTGCAATTGATGAATGCCAGCGGGATGAGTTTTGGCAGCCGTGAACAGGAGGTGAGCATGATATCCCGGTCGCTGAAAGGATTGGCTAAGGAACTGAATATTCCCATCATTGCGTTGTCGCAATTGAATCGGGGTGTGGAAAGTCGTCAGGGTAACGAGGGAAAACGTCCACAACTTGCCGACTTGCGCGAATCGGGGGCTATTGAACAGGACGCTGACCTGGTTTGTTTTATTCACCGGCCCGAATACTACCGGATCACGGAAGACGAAAGCGGTAACTCGCTTATCGGCATGGCAGAAATAATTGTGGCAAAACACCGGAATGGGCCGACAGGTATTGCGACCATGCGTTTTGATAACGAGTATGCCCGGTTCGAGAACCTGGATGATCACAACACCAGCCGGAATAAAGCCAATTACATAGAGCGTACTTCAAGAATGAATTCAAGGCAAACGATCAAGGGAGCAGAGGCTGTTCCCGAGATGACTTCAACCGATTTCATGACTGAAAACGGAAAAGAAGAACTTCCCTTTTAA
- a CDS encoding nitroreductase family protein — protein MKNKSLQESIRDRRTYYQLGNESPVSDEEIQKIIEYVAYWAPSPFNSQSARMVLLLGENHKKLWELTKAELKKISHSEEAWKKTEEKVNSSFLAGYGTVLFFEDMSVVKGLQDSMPSYSEKFAQWSEHSTAISQILVWMALENEGFGASLQHYNPLIDEGIQKEWGISQDWKLVAQMPFGTPLSGPGEKTHEPLEKRILVFK, from the coding sequence ATGAAAAATAAAAGCCTGCAAGAGTCTATCAGAGATAGAAGAACTTATTATCAATTGGGCAACGAGTCACCGGTTTCAGATGAAGAAATACAGAAAATCATCGAATACGTAGCCTATTGGGCCCCATCACCTTTCAATTCGCAATCGGCAAGAATGGTATTGCTTCTGGGCGAAAACCACAAAAAATTATGGGAACTCACCAAAGCTGAGTTAAAAAAGATAAGCCATTCGGAGGAGGCGTGGAAAAAAACCGAAGAAAAAGTGAACAGCTCTTTTCTCGCCGGATACGGTACGGTACTTTTTTTTGAAGACATGTCGGTGGTGAAAGGCTTGCAAGATAGTATGCCCTCATACAGCGAAAAATTTGCACAATGGAGCGAACATTCTACCGCTATAAGCCAAATATTGGTTTGGATGGCGTTGGAAAACGAAGGATTTGGCGCATCGCTGCAACATTATAACCCGCTTATCGACGAAGGCATCCAAAAGGAATGGGGCATTAGCCAAGACTGGAAACTTGTCGCGCAAATGCCTTTCGGAACTCCCTTGTCCGGACCGGGAGAAAAAACGCACGAACCGCTGGAAAAGCGGATATTGGTTTTTAAATGA
- a CDS encoding winged helix-turn-helix transcriptional regulator: MAKKKDNIKATDKQIALFAKALGHPTRVAIIQFLLSQESCYFGDIHDVFPNAKATVSQHLKELKNAGLIQGEIEAPKVRYCINKENWKIARNLFGNFFASEIKNNC, translated from the coding sequence ATGGCAAAGAAAAAAGACAATATAAAAGCTACGGATAAGCAAATTGCCTTGTTCGCTAAAGCGCTGGGACATCCTACCCGGGTGGCGATCATCCAGTTTTTGCTGTCGCAGGAGTCGTGTTATTTCGGCGATATCCACGATGTGTTTCCCAATGCCAAGGCTACCGTGTCGCAACACCTGAAAGAGTTGAAAAATGCCGGACTTATCCAAGGCGAAATTGAAGCGCCCAAAGTAAGGTACTGCATCAACAAAGAGAACTGGAAAATTGCCCGCAACCTGTTTGGAAACTTTTTCGCATCGGAAATCAAAAATAATTGCTAA
- a CDS encoding thioredoxin family protein translates to MEIKILGTGCPSCKALFETTQQAVSELGIEAKVVKEEDMVKIMQYNVFSVPAVVIDEKVVSSGKKLSLEQVKNLLKK, encoded by the coding sequence ATGGAAATTAAAATTTTAGGAACCGGATGTCCGAGCTGTAAAGCGCTGTTTGAAACCACACAACAAGCAGTCTCAGAACTCGGTATTGAGGCAAAAGTGGTAAAGGAAGAAGACATGGTAAAAATTATGCAGTACAATGTGTTCTCCGTTCCAGCGGTTGTTATCGACGAAAAAGTGGTATCGTCAGGAAAAAAATTATCACTCGAACAAGTAAAAAATCTGTTGAAAAAGTAG